ttatagcccacccagaagtgctccagatgtttGAGGACGTATTtacggctgcacttccgggtgtggtggaagaactgcagcaccccctggcggcgcccccGGATCCCagcagggttgtagagaactgcATGGAGCCCTGCgagaatccgaggcaccactgccacccaggggggctgccatctagcgtcccgggggaggtactgttctgaccaTACAGTGAAGAGGCACCCCAGCCGTACAAAGGACAAGGGATAAAATGGTGGCCTGCAGACTGCAGAGTTAGGGTGTTGTGACAGAAGGAGCAGGCGGCCTGTGAGGACAGAGGGGGGCTCAGGATACAAAGATGAATGACGCTGGGAAGGTGAGGGGGCTTCCCGAAGAAGCAACGTGCTGTTCTCACAGCTCTGGGGTCTGGCATGTGTGCAGCTCAGGGTGGTTCATATAAAAGATGCTCCCTGACGTCTGCAGAGACACATAGGGGTCGTGAAGAAACTGCTGGGCTCAGGCTAGACGAGTTTTGGGGGTCTTCCAGAAGATTCAACATGGTGTCTTTACAGCTCAGGGTGGTCTAAGGACTCTCATGCTGTTTACACCGCTGTCAAGTATCCTTGGCTGCATTCAGGCTGCTGACCTGATTTTATAGCTGTGGGGGTCCTCACAGGAGAAGCTGCACAACTTGGGGTCCTCACAGGAGAAGCTGCAGGCCGTTTGATCAGTTCAGTCGTTCCTGACAAAGACGCTCCATGCAGTCCGCCAGCAGCCGAGGGTCTCACTGAGTTCGCGTTGCATGGTCTGTGCAGATGCTTAGGGTTCTTGCAGAAGATGCTGCCCACTTGTGCAGTGGTCTCTTCACGGCCCCCCCAATATGTCTAGGCTTTGCTCCTATCAAGTCTGATGCTCTGTTTCCCCGTGCAGCTCTCACCTGGTGCTACATCGGAGTCATGCTGGAACGTCAGGAGAGCTTCTCAGTGGTGCCAATGGCTGTCCATGATGAAGGCTTCACCTGCACTGACCCCCTGGACTGTTACTATAAGGTAAGAGTCCCCTGTCACGGTCACACGTGGACCCGCTGGCACTGCTGTGAATCCACGTGTCCTCAGGATGTCCAGACTCTTTGTGTCTCCCCCTACAGGCCATTGAAATCGCCAAAGAAGATCCTTTCATCTTAAACCGCCTGGCCAAAGTCTTCCTCTTCCTAGGAAAGCACGACATGGCAATTGGAGTGTGCAACATGGCACTGGACATACTGGCCAACCCCGAACTCAACTGGCAGGCATACAGTACACGAGCCAAGGTATCTGATGCTGAAGATGGGTAACATGGGCagccggtggggggggggggggggggtgtcgcAGGAAGGGGGCACAGAGCATCACCACTGAGAGTCAAGAGTCCCTCAAGGTTGAAGGGACAGACCATTAGGTGGGCCGCCATTGATTATACATTCTCGATTTAAGGTCCACATCACAGCATACATGCGGGACCTGGAGCGGGCGAAGCTTGGATTCAGCGGAGTCCCTGACCGGGAGAACCTCAGTAAAGCCAAGACTGACCTGGAGAACATCGTGGAAGTGCACCCCTGCCTGAAGACACACCTGGACATCGGACAGGTGGGCTTAAGCATCACTTTACTGGCTTCTAATGATTACATAGCACCTTGCATGCCTACTCACTTTATTCTGACCACAGTCACCAGTTCACTCCAACTGGTTTTAAAGCAAAGCCAATGGCGTCTGAGCAGATGTCCCAGTCCAGGGCCTCAGAGTGCAGGATTGGGGATCTGAACTGGGAATGGGCTGTCAGTGGGTGAAAGAGAAGGGGCCTGAAGGACACACTGGCCAAGAACTTCTGCCTGCTTGTGTCAGCGGCCTCTGAGACTGGCACCCCCCAGTGGTGACCCTCCCTCGCTCACTCGCTCTGCTTTGCACCCATTCAGGTTTACTACTACATGGGCGTCGATGCGCTGCAAGAGCGCCACCTGGTGGACGAGGCCGCCATTAACAAAGCCCTGGTGTTCCTGTCCAAAGCTCTGGAGGACGAACTGGGAGACGTGCTGCCCGAGATCCAGCTGCTGAGGGGCAAGTGCCTGCTGCTGAAATCAGAGGAGGAGAACGCGGCCGAGTGCTTCAAGAGGGCCGTTGAGATGGACGATGGCGGGGGCGGCGGGCAGGCGGAGAGTttccggggtctgctggaggcgcTCCTGGCCCTGTACACCCAGAGGAAAGCTGGCGCCGAGGCGGTGATTGCCGAGCTCGAGGAGTGGCTGGGCAAGGCCGAGGAGAAGTACCCGCTGGAGCAGGTGCGCCGGGAGCTGCAGGCCGTCTGTCGGAGCCACACAGCCGAGGTGAGCGACCTGTCCAGGGCCATGATTAGGGCCGGCAAGCTGGACCTGGTGAGGCTGCTGCTGAGCACCGTGGAGCCCAGGAGGATCGAGCGGGCCAGGTCGCTGTCTTTGTGATGctgcgaaaggcgctatatcacacGAGGGCGGACGGACCAACAACAGGTGCTTTAAACCTGGGATCAGGACTCGAGGGGGCAGGCTGGGGGGCTTCATGGATGTCTGACTAAATGAGAAAGGCACGAGGCGCGTAGAACGGACGTGAGTGTGGATCGGCGTGAGGACGGACGGCAAACAAAGGGGGGAACGCCGATGAAAATGGAGATAAAGGCGCGAAAAATCAGAAATGTGACGGGTTTACGGAGGGGAAGCCAAAACAAGGAGAGAATGTGCCGAAAAGACGAGGAACGGCACCTGCAAGTCAGAGTGTCACCGGCCCCTGACCACGTGACAGTAAAGACCCTGAGAGGTGACACTAGACGTGTCATTCGTACCCCACCATAAACAGATTAGAGGATGAAGGAGGCGCATTCAGGGGGCCCAGCTGAGAGTACAACACATACGTGTGCGAGGTGGGACTTGACAACATCACGGGGTCCGGACTGGCCGGGGGTCTCAGCGGCTGGCACAGAGAGacggtcaatccattaggtgacacaGGTGGCCGACTAGGGCTCTGTCATCTGAAAGTGGAGGGATGTGTGGGGGCTTTGGTCatcaaactctgatgatactgagtgggaACTCTTACCTGCTGGGCACCTcttatgaaagaaaaacatggGCACGCTCTGTGCACCAAGTGGGGGGGCgcaacaggtcatcaaagtcCAATAATACCAACTGCCTACTGTGGACAATGTGGGGCGACGTCCGTCCACCTCAGCTGGGGCTCCATTAGTCTGAGCATCGAGTGGACAGCTCGGTGCCCTCATCATGGGCCAATGGCCACCTCACTTCACAAGCCTGTCTCGACTAATGAAGAGCCTGATGGCCTCCAACTGACTGGGGGTCTGCTCTCTTCAAACTGAGTGGTCCTTCacagcgatgccataggggagaCATTTTTAGTTCTGAAGAgcgccatccacatgaaggttccagaaaggacTGTGGAAGTGTTGAGGTCCGTCACAGGCGCCATACTGGAAAGAAGTGACTTGTGAAATGTTAAAGGGACCCTCGCTGCACTCAGTCACAGGCCAAGGTCAGGTTGTGTGCTGCTGGGCAGCCTGGCATACATTCAGGGTTTGGGGTTTTTAaaagcagaaagaaccaactTGACGTGCAAAGAACTCGTCCCAGGATGAGATGGCGCTGGACAAGCAATGGGAGCTACGAGGGGCCACACAAGCCAGCGGAGACCCTCAAAGAGAAGGAGCCCACGTAAGAGTGGGCATCGGGACAAAAAACGTCTTGGAAAATAAACAATCGTTACTTTCATTACCTGCCGGGAGGGCCCAATTCACCAGTAAGCATAATGTTTAGGGCATCGTCTGGGCAAGAGGGGGCACCACAGACATTTTCCATCGCCAGATGTACCACATAGACAAACGGCGAGGCTAAAACAGGGGCCACAAAAGGGGGGCTCccattttaaatgacaaaaaaatgacatccatatctgtacaataataaaaaacgcTAGTAGAAAAGTCAGAATAGAAGATCAGGATCTGCTGGGGGGCTCAACTTCAGCTGGCGCTTTGTGTCCTCAACAGGATGGCAAGGTGACAAGAAGGGATGGAGAAGTCAAGAAGCAGACGTGCTGAGGGGGCAATTAGGAAAAGGACGAGCAAACgttacacaaataaatgaacatcaaTACTGTCGGGGGGGGGCTCAGTTTGTAAAACAAAATGGGGTCACCCGCCACACCACGtgccacctggactgggaccacACTGAGCAGTGGGAGGGTTTAAGGTGTGTCTGTGGGGGCACCAAAGTCCTTAAAGTGCTGAGGGTCTCTGGAGGTCTTCATCCACACTGGCATTGGGGACTCAGGGGACAAAGCCCACCGCAcacgtgccctctctctctctctctctctctccctctctttttctttctctctctctctctttttccttttctctctttctctctctctctctccctttctctctttctctcccctctctccctctctttttctttctctctgtctttctctctctctttttcactccctttctctctctctctgtctctcactctttccctctctttttctttctctcactctctctctctttttccatcTGTAGTCCAGACAGTGTGAAGCCTCTGAGCGATTCagcaaatgaagggaaaaggagtcgACGATGAAGAAGAAGCTCTGAATGAGAAGCTGCAGCCACAGGACCCCCCAGGACTGACGCCATAGGGAGCCTCATTCattcactacacacacacacactcacatttgACAAAGAAGGCCAAATCAAAGTCCATATTGGGGCTcggactttttctttttctccgcTCCATCGACGGCGCTGAGGCTGGCAGGACTTTATTAAACGACTGAGACGCAGCAGGCGAGGAGCGACTTGGAGCTTTTTGCTCTTCTCACCTCCCCGTCTTCTGGCTGCTTATCTCAGTTTCACGTCTCTGTggccttttctgaaatattttttcatttccttcggtgtttcctctttattttttcGATGTCATcacctttttatttgtattcctaGATACAGATCGGTAcgtcttttgttttattcattgatATTCTTGTTACACACACACTTGTGTCAGTCAGTTGCTTATATCTGTACATTAGTAATACATTTCATTGTCACCTTGTATTGTATGTTCTAGTTTTCACAGCAGTCGGAGTTAATGACACGGTCAGCACACAGGGGTGACACTCCGGGTCGGCTCCACACTCCTTGGCAGCTCCTAGGACCCTCTTGAACCCGGGACCGCCTTCCGTTATTTAAAAATGGATCGTGCTGTGAGCCAAATGCATTAAACAAGTGGACCTCCATGGCGCTGTAACAGCCCGTCCTGTCACGGTAGTCTCAGTCCATCACGTGCTGGACGTGTCTACGTTGGAGCGGTCTGGTGCCgcgacggtgatttatttatttatttttggtggagattccagagaCGCGCCCAGCATTGGCTCGACCCTCACGCTCccacaagcagagacaaaaagccaaataaagaatgtcagtcagtcagccatcgtccaacccgctatatcctaactacagggtcacgggggtctgctggagccaatccaaggcagcacagggcacaaggcaggaacaaaccccgggcagggcgcctgcagcccaccacaggtattaaagaataataaatgaaACCTGAGAGCAAATGTGCCATCAACTTTAACTCGATGCCTTTTgctttcatcttctgctcactgaGCTCTTTACAGTGGCAGACATTTCAAGGTGGGGGGCTCAGACTTTTGCACGCCACTGTATTTGGTGTGTGGCGCGTCCTCAGCGTGTCACATGAAATGCTTGCTTAGGACAGCTGATGGTCGTCGTGTCTGTGATTTATTCTCATTGAGCTCAGCTCCTACTGAACCCCTTCACCCCGGGTGTCACCCAAGCAGGAGGGCCCGCTGTGCCCCAGCACTCCTCGTCCCAAATGGCTGTCAGATTTCAATTTCCATCCCTCACGAGGTGGCCATAAACAAATTAGCTGCTTGAAGTCCCGCGTCTGCCGCAATGCCAGCTGTTAGGACTGTGGCACTTCAAAATCGAATGGCCCTGGACGTGACATTGGCAGCAAAGGGGGGCACCTGCTCGGTGGTGGGGGCTTTGCGCTGCACTGATGTTCCTGAAAACATTGGCTGATCAGGACCACCAAGCTGTGGCCTCTGCAGAGTCACCAGTGGTTGGACTTTCTCCTAATTCTGATGTTCTGCACTCGTTTTCATGGCTTCCTGCTTGGATGTTTGGTGACTTCACTTCCTTCTCTTGCAGTTTTCTTGCCGTATTAAAGGTTTGTGTCCGCAGGTTAGTTCAGAATACAACCACAGTTTACAGATGACCCCTGGCCGGCccttgaggagaccctggagaggtggagatatgagaggagaggagatgaatgaaggtcagtaggaaaaagacagaatacatgtgtgtcaatgagagggaggtcagtggaatggtgaggatgaggggagtagagttgatgaaggtggatgagtttaaatacttgggatcaacagtacagagtaatggggagtgtggaagagaagtgaagaagagagtgcaggcagggtggagtgggtggagaagagtgtcaggagtgattggtgacagacgggtatcagcaagagtgaaagggaagatctacaagatggtagtgagaccagctgtgttatatgggctggagatggtggcacaggagacagagctggaggtggcagagttaaagatgctaagatttgcattgggtgtgatgaggatggacaggattagaaatgaggacattagagggtcagctcaatttggacggtttggagacaaagtcagagaggcgagatggtgttggtttggacatgtacagtggggagatgctgggtacattgggagaaggatgctaaggatagagctgtcatggaagaggagaagaggaaggcctaagagaaagtttatggatatggtgagagaggacatataggtgatgggtgtaacagagaaagatgatgaggacagaaagatatggaacaagatgatctgctgttgtaACCCCTAAGtggagcagcctaaagaagaagaagaagaagactatgttgcagatgttctataacAGCGTGGTGGCCAGTGCCATTTTCTTCACTGTGACATACTGGGGGAGCAACATGAAAGTGGCAGGCATCAGGAGAACTAAACAAACTGATTCAGAAGGCTGCCTCTGTGGCAGGAACTGGAGAAACTGGACAGCCtggaaactgtggcagatcagagaatgttgtccAGGCTTCGGTCTGTTATTGGAAATGCCAGTCGCCCACTTGATAGTGTTGTGGTTGGATGGAGCAGCATCTTCAGCAGTGGACTGACTGGCATCACATGCTCCACTGAACGTCACAGGACATCCATCAGACTCTAGGACTCCTCTTCTGGTCACTCAGCCACACTTtcagttattactcttttttcttatttgttctCAAATGTGTAATATTAACACTCTAGTTTGATACTTCCATTTATTATACGTTATTTATATTGACATGATTACTTAATACTCGCTCTTAGTGTAACACGTCCCTTctctgttgttaagttgtaatttccttcgggattaataaagtttttctgattctgattctgagctTTCTGATTGGTTTTCGAGCCGTCGCCCAGTAAGAGCCTGTAGCTCATCAGGGTGAGGGCCGCCGGTCCTTTCGGTTGTTCAGAGAGTCGAGGACGTCGTGTTCTCTGGGGGCTCAGCTGCTGAGGCTTCTGACTAAAGAAGACCAAAGCAACTTCTTCACAGGCCTCTAATTCTAAGAAAACGAAGCAGGCGTTCGTTCACGTCAGCCCTTCACAACATTTCAGATGGCATTTACAGTTAGAGATCAGAGCTTATCGATGCCCGAGGCAGTCAAACACGTCGTACTCGTTTAAGAGCCgattttgtgtttctgttgttATGTCAATGGCGGGTGTGAGCTGTCGATATGCAAATAGCACGTTGACGACTGTCCAATCACGTtagattaaaagaaacaaaacaataaaagtgGGCGTGTCCAGAGCGCACAGAGCTGAGTCCCCAGAAAAGTGTGAAAGCAGCCAATCAAAGGTCacctgtggaagatgaatgttctcttcgttcccttgtactaatccgtgtctgagaagttaagcagaagtaacctttacattttgtaaaagcatgctttgatgagcaaacagaaaaatatttgttcaagggactcaaggtctaagcaatCCACACAGGAGTCCGCCTTATCCCGTTTTCCTctatttacatctgaacgccataacaaaaggGCCAAGAATTCACGTCGCATAAGGGGGGTTGAACTTGTGGTGAAGATAGAAGAAGGAACTCTGGGGTCTGAGATAATActtggctcaaggattgtgtaagaTAAcagtgtcgactgttgcatttcataatgatattaaatcatgcGTTTTAGgggtataaaactttgccccacctgACAGACTGGGTTCAGAAGATAATGTAAAGATGTAATATTGAtggcctgcttttctgaaactctgctcactgtgacgatgaaaaataaagctgctataagaccacacctgctgtcttgtctaagtctTCGTCCACAAGTGCACACAGGATACTGAGGACTAAAAGCGGTTTGCGGCCGTGGAAAGGCGTCAGCCATTAGGCAGACTGAGGTCAGCTGACCGGGACGACTTCTGCTTGAGAGGCGCGCCAGTCACAAACACCACAAATAAGACAAAGCGGACTTCTGCTTTAAgggtctctgtctgtctgtctgtctgacacgTATACGCAAGAAAGAATTGGATGTCTGATTTACATAATAAAGAGCGAACGCTCCGACAAATAATTTTTTGCTCGGTTGatagtggggtgggggggggggggggggattagaaaatattaaaaagaagaaagaaagaagaaccaAGTGAAGGTGCGATTACAGACAGGAACGAGACCGGTGACCGGTGAGCACGAGCGGTTTTTATTAAAGGGTTTTATTTGAATTTGATTCCTCCGTCTGCCTCTCGGGGttaaactgattttaaacccatTTTCGGTGAAGCGAATTTCTTCAAAATTTGCATACGTCCTCAGCGTCGATGACAATACAATGATCTGTCCAAACCGATACAATTACGTAACACATTTTGCCGTAATCATTGGTTATGCACACACAACACTGACAGAGAGAGAATCGAGTGCGATATCGGAGCGCACGAGTGAGGGTCGCGTCATCTGTTCACCCCGACAGTGAGAGGAGTCGGTAAATCTGCGCGCCCACGTGACTCGGTTACTCCACGATGATCACCGCGAGGCTGGATTACCGGCAGTTTGCCGTTCTGTCgtcgagatttttttttttcgcagCGACCGATCGCTAATCCCATAAGAGCCTGAGCAGAAAAGAAAatcattcttttaaatatttaaagaattctGCAAAGTAGATAcagagcatccagaaagtattcccagcgcttcatcactttttccacattttgttctgttacagccttattccaaaatggattaaattcattttttttcatcagaattctacacacaacaccccataatgacaacgtgaaaaaagtttacttgagatttttgcaaatttattaaaaataaaaaaactgagaaatcccatgtccataagtattcacagcctttgccatgaagctctaaattgagctcaggtgcctcctatttcccctgatcatccttgagatgtttctgcagcttcattggagtccacctgtggtaaattcagttgactggacctgatttggaaaggcacacacctgtctatagaaggtcccacagctgacagttcatgtcagagcacaaaccaagcatgaagtcaaaggaattgtctgtagacctccgagacaggattgtctcgaggcacaaatctggggaaggttacagaaaaatttctgctgctttgacggtcccaataagcacagtggcctccatcatcagtaagtggaagaagttcaaaaccaccaggactcttcctagagctggccggccatctaaactgagcgatcgggggagaagggccttagtcagggaggtgaccaagaacccgatggtcactctgtcagagctccagaggtcctctgtggagagaggagaaccttccagaaggacaaccatctctgcagcaatccactaatcaggcctgtatggtagagtggccagacggaagccactccttagtaaaaggcacatggcagcccacctggagtttgccaaaaggcacctgaaggattctc
This genomic interval from Erpetoichthys calabaricus chromosome 10, fErpCal1.3, whole genome shotgun sequence contains the following:
- the ttc22 gene encoding tetratricopeptide repeat protein 22; its protein translation is MGEEDCTADIEQLISEMDFIPGHFSLALNVNFESTVPTRLRHRDIKLKRDSLRLELESEVGPQQYAIRHLLGLFAFHLDDFQEAEDNFASICKEDPHNLNAWANLGFVYDKLRREAEGSECVDKVSALMGLREGGQLLSARCLAEQAYAYAYDVGLSSEQERAEKLRAAIGAYDKAIEYGGQEIPIEEKRSWHFSMAAMMIRLDGILGNQESSERLRGASYGRALKLLRDAIKSSNLHHRALTWCYIGVMLERQESFSVVPMAVHDEGFTCTDPLDCYYKAIEIAKEDPFILNRLAKVFLFLGKHDMAIGVCNMALDILANPELNWQAYSTRAKVHITAYMRDLERAKLGFSGVPDRENLSKAKTDLENIVEVHPCLKTHLDIGQVYYYMGVDALQERHLVDEAAINKALVFLSKALEDELGDVLPEIQLLRGKCLLLKSEEENAAECFKRAVEMDDGGGGGQAESFRGLLEALLALYTQRKAGAEAVIAELEEWLGKAEEKYPLEQVRRELQAVCRSHTAEVSDLSRAMIRAGKLDLVRLLLSTVEPRRIERARSLSL